One candidate division WOR-3 bacterium genomic window, TTGAAGAAGTCGGGGAACTGGCAAAGGCGATGAAGCACGAATCGAAGGATGAACTAGCAGAAGAATTTTCCGACGTCTGTGCCTGGCTCTTTTCCTTAGCCAACCTCTACGATATCGATATGGAATCTGCAGTCTCAAAATACTCCAAAGGTTGCCCTAAGTGTAAAAAATCGCCTTGCCAATGCAAGGAATGAGAATCCATTATGTCAGAGAGAAAGGCCATTCTTTATGTAGTACTTTCTTCATTAATCTGGAGTACATCTTTTCCCGCCGTAAAATTAGGTCTT contains:
- a CDS encoding MazG nucleotide pyrophosphohydrolase domain-containing protein; translated protein: MEIKEFQKIIRETYFEKDSKRGKAETFRWFVEEVGELAKAMKHESKDELAEEFSDVCAWLFSLANLYDIDMESAVSKYSKGCPKCKKSPCQCKE